One Balaenoptera acutorostrata chromosome 5, mBalAcu1.1, whole genome shotgun sequence genomic window, GTCACtgataaagggaaaaaacaaaatcatgaGTATCAATATTTCCTTAGGGAACCATTTTCATAGAACACTGATGAAGTAACATGGTATACATATTCAGAGTGGCAAGGGACACAGGGACAAGCACACTAGATTGAAAGCATAAAAGCATATTCTCATAAGGACCAAGCAATCCTTGTTGTTGGAGGACCAAATGGAATCATCATTAAGGTAAGTAGAATCAAAGTTCACGATCCGTAAGTCCTTCTTAAGGTATGCATGATTCAGCTTGTTTACAGTTCGAACAAAGGCATATTTGGAAGCACAACTATATGCTTCCAAACTGTACACTTTCTTGAAGTGCAGATCAAAAAATGGATTGtcctagaagaaaaagagagacatgaTTTTGTTTGTAGCCAGGAAAGTAGCTAGACTTCCTGGATTCTCTCATATTGATTGTTGTATTGATTGTAAAGTATCAGTATCAAACGTTTTCCCAAAATCTACAAATGAGCTTTCCAAAACTACCTATTTCAAACATGTTGCTTCTAAAAAGAACAACAATAAGAAAGATTATTTTTGAAGCATCTGTGATTTTTCAATTATGCAAATAAATGTGTCAAAATGTGCAGTTACCAAGTCTTCCCAGGGTAGTGAATTTGAGAGGATGGATGGGgatggaagaaaagaataaaccCAATTATAGATTTCCACAGGAGAGAAAAGGTTTCTCCTTTTCTCTACTAGGAGGTCGTCTGTTGTGCTATTTCAATGGTAGAAGGGGGAAATACAGAATGGCTAATCAGCCTTTGGCATACAACAGATCACCAGCTTGCTGGCTTTGGAGTTAATAGCAAGGAATTACTTTTAAAGTTAATAGCAAGGATCATTAAATCATTTGACTGAAACTGGCAATTTACTAAAGACTGACTCACTGGATTGCTCTAGGCTGTATACTTCTAGTGGAGATGTTTCAGGGAAAAGTAGGCATCAAACCTGATCTAGGTCCtacatgttaaaataataatcattgcTACTGTTACTAATAGCAGTAACAACTATGCCTTGCATTTATAAAGTGCTTTTcagtttacaaaatgctttcGCATTCATTATCTGCCTAACTCCTAACTCTCTTTGAGGGCAGAGGTTTTCAGtcatttatcttttgtgtatccacAGCAACTACTAAGTTCTCAACAAATGTGTGTTGAACTGATCTGAAGTCATCCTATAAAAAGAGAAGTGGAGGTAAACATTGCCCTAAATGataaagaggcagagagagaccagACCAAACAAAAGTATTAATGACTTGTTACCATGCAGTGTGTAAAGTTTGTATATAAGAACTTATGTATTtgcaatttctttttcaaataggaAAATTCTTAgaggagacaggaaaaagaacAAGGGTTTTGGAGTTCGCCAACTGTTTTGACTCTGATGTAATCATGGGCAGGGCACTTATTATATTTGGCCTTCACTTTTTAGATAGGGTTGCTATGAAGTTTGCATGAGATTAATCATTTAAACTGTGATACTAGTATGGAGCTTAATGAATGATAGTTCCTTTTCCCAAATCTGTCCCCAAAGATTGTGATACTGGTGTTAATATCACCTTGCTTTacactattaaaat contains:
- the EXOC1L gene encoding exocyst complex component 1-like isoform X2, with amino-acid sequence MVKHYRIGLDEKYEVTKKWSLNDLRMIDGKEADTDNPFFDLHFKKVYSLEAYSCASKYAFVRTVNKLNHAYLKKDLRIVNFDSTYLNDDSIWSSNNKDCLVLMRICFYAFNLVCLSLCPLPL
- the EXOC1L gene encoding exocyst complex component 1-like isoform X1; this encodes MSSLVKEDLQKKLFKPLSQNLYEFIEIEFSVQDRYYLCVSVTKNEEVKIVMVKHYRIGLDEKYEVTKKWSLNDLRMIDGKEADTDNPFFDLHFKKVYSLEAYSCASKYAFVRTVNKLNHAYLKKDLRIVNFDSTYLNDDSIWSSNNKDCLVLMRICFYAFNLVCLSLCPLPL